The Hippoglossus hippoglossus isolate fHipHip1 chromosome 16, fHipHip1.pri, whole genome shotgun sequence genomic sequence aacagacaaccgacacacagacaaccgacacacagctgatctgcggcgcgacgacagccagtgagtccagagagttggggggtcgacagtgaagactgggagatcaaccggtagatcgcgatcgacgggttcGCGAGCACtgttctagagtctgtaagagtagaacaggaggtagaaccttcagctacttggctcctctcctgtggaaccagctcccactctgggttctagagtctgtaagagtagaacaggaggtagaaccttcagctaccaggctcctctcctgtggacccagctcccactctgggttctagagtctgtaagagtagaacaggaggtagaaccttcagctaccaggctcctctcctgtggaaccagctcccactctgggttctagagtctgtaagagtagaacaggaggtagaaccttcagctaccaggctcctctcctgtggaaccagctcccactctgggttctagagtctgtaagagtagaacaggaggtagaaccttcagctaccaggctcctctcctgtggaaccagctcccactctgggttctagagtctgtaagagtagaacaggaggtagaaccttcagctacttggctcctctcctgtggaaccagctcccactctgggttctagagtctgtaagagtagaacaggaggtagaaaccttcagctaccaggctcctctcctgtggaaccagctcccactctgggttctagagtctgtaagagtagaacaggaggtagaaccttcagctaccaggctcctctcctgtggacccagctcccactctgggttctagagtctgtaagagtagaacaggaggtagaaccttcagctacttggctcctctcctgtggacccagctcccactctgggttctagagtctgtaagagtagaacaggaggtagaaccttcagctaccaggctcctctcctgtggacccagctcccactctgggttctagagtctgtaagagtagaacaggaggtagaaccttcagctacttggctcctctcctgtggaaccagctctcACTCTGGGTTCTAAATTCAGACACCATCTCTATATTTAACGTTAAACTTAAAACCTTCGTCTTTGATAAAGCCCATAGTTCTGGATCAGGTCCTGAACGCAGGTATCTCTGACATGACAGCAGCAGGATAacaactataataataataataataattattattataccatCTCCATaataccataataataataattattattattattattaacaattctacctattattaattccttattatatgaattgttgctgctatcattaataacatctttacacccttattgttttcattataactagtcagagctgaaacctgatggtgcacaagtgttcctggtctctctctcctctcctccccctcccccttatctctctctcctccctctccctttctcctcctcctcccccttatctctctctcctccctctccccttctcctcctcctcccccctatctctctctcctctctctcctctcctccccctccccctatctctctctcctctctctccccttctcctcctcctcccccctatctctctctcctctctctccccttctcctcctcctcccccctatctctctctcctccctctccctttctcctcctcctcccccctatctctctctcctccctctccctttctcctccccctccccctatctctctctcctctctctccccttctcctcctcctcccccctatctctctctcctccctctccctttctcctccccctcccccctatctctctctcctccctctccctttctcctcctcctccccctatctctctctcctccctctccctttctcctcctcctcccccctatctctctctcctctctctccccttctcctcctcctcccccctatctctctctcctccctctccctttctcctcctcctcccccctatctctctctcctctcctccccctccccctatctctctctcctctctctccccttctcctcctcctcccccctatctctctctcctccctctccctttctcctcctcctcccccctatctctctctccccttctcctcctcctcccccctatctctctctcctccctctccctttctcctcctcctcccccttatctctctctcctccctctccccttctcctcctcctcccccctatctctctctcctctctctcctctcctccccctccccctatctctctctcctctctctccccttctcctcctcctcccccctatctctctctcctctctctccccttctcctcctcctcccccctatctctctctcctccctctccctttctcctcctcctcccccctatctctctctcctccctctccctttctcctccccctccccctatctctctctcctctctctccccttctcctcctcctcccccctatctctctctcctccctctccctttctcctccccctcccccctatctctctctcctccctctccctttctcctcctcctccccctatctctctctcctccctctccctttctcctcctcctcccccctatctctctctcctctctctccccttctcctcctcctcccccctatctctctctcctccctctccctttctcctcctcctcccccctatctctctctcctctcctccccctccccctatctctctctcctctctctccccttctcctcctcctcccccctatctctctctcctccctctccctttctcctcctcctcccccctatctctctctccccttctcctcctcctcccccctatctctctctcctctctctccccttctcctcctcctcccccctatctctctctcctccctctccctttctcctcctcctcccccctatctctctctccccttctcctcctcctcccccctatctctctctcctccctctccccttctcctcctcctcccccctatctctctctcctccctctctcctctcctccccctccccctatctctctctcctctctctccccttctcctcctcctcccccctatctctctctcctccctctccctttctcctcctcctcccccctatctctctctccccttctcctcctcctcccccctatctctctctccccttctcctcctcctcccccctatctctctctcctccctctccccttctcctcctcctcccccctatctctctctcctccctctccctttctcctccccctcctccccctccagtCAGACCTGCTCATTGAAGGCTTATAGCAGCACTATCCCAAatccaatcactgcaccttagcaccgcacgtgcccataacttattgttctttcgactgtatatattgttgttttatgtccgattgttgttttatgtccgatgcaccaaccacaccaagtcaatttcctgtatgtgtaaatatacttcgcaattaaaaataattctgattctgattctgattctgatgttACTGAACTGAACTGCTCTAACACAAACCCTCCTGGCAGGGTTTTATACAGACCACTTCTAGCAGCCTGAAGCTTTTGATTCATACGTGAACTAATCTCGAGCatcaagcttttcaatttcaaatgccattgattcacctgcattagcacagatgttattaggatattataggtttgtcactttagtaactgcaaacaatagcattggtttatttaagatctcaacaataTTATTACAATGACGTCCCCGGCAAAACTTTTTGTcttgtctgtttacatcgacgactactgatgatgtaacggcttcttgaagggctgtgCCAATTCGTAGGGGGACATTTCCACCACTACCCCTAGCAGCTTCGTTTCAAGGGACAAGATGtccctcgaaaacaaggggtgggggtgaaatgggattgggccttaaaCAGCTCAGGCAGCAGCTTGAATTCCAAAAGTTTGTTAACATGTCAATACTTGAACCATCAACCcaacgaccccccccccccccacgcactcactcacacacacagctccatcaAACATGAATGACACTGAAGCTGAAACTGTGACCTGTTGTGGGGTAACATTCCCGTGCATCTCACACAGGTGAGTACAAGTCGCTTCACTCAGCCAAACCACACGCTTCCTTTAACATGAACAACGTGTCTTTGATTGTTCTCTCTCCGTGTTACTTTGTTTTTCGTGTGTCAGTTTAGAATCTCATATAAACTCAACTTGTCTCCTCAGGTGTGACGTCGCCCTAATCATGTCGGACTCCAGAACTACAGAAGAAGCCAGAGCCGCCTTTCAGACGTGCAAGAGTCCTCACGCAAGAGATAGAGCTCAGTTCTACGACATGTGGGCAAAAAACTACGAAACAGTGAGTTTAAagcagtgattctcaactggtgggTCCCGTTTTCAGTGGGTGGCGGGCCTTTACCTGGGCAAAAAacaatgttaagaaaaaaatcctgtgctttCATTTAGAAGGGGATGTTTTATGCAGCGGATTGCTGTCTATTCACACTCCTTAACAGTATTTGGCGTTAATGCCTTGTAATGCTAATAGACACCCACCATTTCACAGCACAGAAGAACACCCGCAAAGTATTCTCAGCTAAAGCTAcataatttgagtctttttgaaactacttctcagacttttttatttcatgtttgtgcatgaaagcactgttgagtctgttaaaaaaggctgaagttactgaattgttatgtatgttgtattaccttgtgtccttaagatgcactttttggtttttaattaaaatgcagcaaattgagtgtaaaagggaatatttccctctctagcatcgccaccgttttggtttatcattaaacttgtttttttgtgttggcatactgtgatattctgtactatctcaggttcaaactgcagcatcttttcattaaatcaATTTGAGAAGTTGAACATTTTCCTCGATTTGGGTCGCGGcttgtcattaaggggtgatggtgggtcccgaagccagaccagttgagaaccactggtttAAAGAACATTGAGATCAGCTGGTTTCTCTTCCCCCTAGTGGGCATTAGGACTGTactgcagctgcagggacagGGCCTCAGGATCAGTGCTGCTTCAGACGTCAGCCAGCTGCTGTAACATCTGGAACTGAACATGTGTTTGTTGAACAGGACTGCTCTCTGATGAGCTACAGAGCTCCACATCTGGCTGTAAATTTCCTGTCTGAGAACTTCACTGGGAGTCCTGGAGATGTTCTGGTTCTGGACGTGGCCTGTGGAACCGGATGGGTCGCTAAACTGGTAAGATTCTGGTGACAAAACAGCTTCAAGAGGACCGTCCTCACAATCTGAACATGTGTCGTGTTGAAGTCTCATCAGGTGTTGATGTTGGTCATCTTGTTGTTGTGAGTCCAGATGTTTGAACTGGGCTTCAGACACTTTGTGGGAGTGGACGGCAGTAAAGGAATGCTGGACCGAGCTGCTGAGACCGGACTCTATCAGGACCTGAAACTGGCCTTACTGGGAACAGACCCACTGCCTGCACAGACTGGTACACTACACACACTATATGAACTCTacatacacaatacacacactgtaAGCACTGTATATTTAAACACTGTACACACTCTGTACACACTGTGTGCACTCTATATACACACTGCACCTGTATGAAGTATTCGTGTGCTCTATGGAAACTGAACCCtactcctcttccttcctcagGTGTGTTTGATGTGGTGATCATCGTCGGCGCtctgtgttttggtttcattcCGGTCATTGTTGTCAGGGAACTCTGCCACGCCGCCAAACCAGGTGAGCAGCTCACAGCCGTCACTGCAACTGGGCACGGGTCTTCAGTGAACAGTAAAACTAGTGTCAGGTTTAGTTTATAGAGTAAAACTCTGTAAAAACAACGTGTGGTTTGCAATGGAGATGAATCAGGGAGgttgttttgtgcttttacttcTTTATTCCAGAGCGTGGTCGTTCAGTTTGAGAACAGGACTGATTCCTTTCATGCTTTTACTCTGAACTCTTCACTCACACTCAAACAGTTGctgcttctgctcaaactgttGTTTGTGATTTCCTGCGCTCCcacttcagctcttctcctcgcgCTCCCGCTCTGTTTGCAGGAGCCCTGGTGTGTATCGCAAGAGGCAACCACACAGGAACGGAATCAAAGGAATACAAGAAGGATCTGGAGAGggagctgcagctgatggaGGACGAGGGGCTGTGGAGTGGAGTTGGACTGAAACAAGCAGACGAATACATGCAAAACTCAAATCTGAGTCCTGATAGAGACGAGGACGAGCAGCTGTACATCAGCGGGACCATTTATCTGTACAAGAAATCCAGCTGTTAAAATCCAGTGTGAATAAAACGCAAAATAAAGTTGAGTTACAAAAACGTTTATCATTCATAATCAGATGCAACATATgaattttacaatattttaaatgtgatgaacCTGATTTATTATCAGCAACTGATGCTAACGTGTTAGCAAGCTGCTTCTTCCACACGCAGCACACTGTGATGAGCCAAGCCTGGCCCTTTAAGAAGGTGGCCTAGTGGGTATTTGTGTATGATGTATGGTgtggtaatgtgtgtgttgctgccgATGCCGCTGCTATTGTGGTTAGTTAAAGGAACCGGCCGATATCCCTTTAACTTGTCAAGTTTACTCACATACTTTGCAGGACCAATTTCATCAATGCAGTCATCAATGAGAGGCAATGGATGTGCATCTGGGACAGTTACAGCATTCACCTTCCGGAACTCAGTGCAGAACCTTGGGCTTCCATCAGACTTGGTTTCTCGAAGACAAGAGGAACTCCAGGAACAGTTAGCTCTAGAGCTACACGTGACTGTTATCTTTACAGCTACATGTGACTGTTAGCTTTAGAGCTACATGtcattcagacagacagactgatagaTAGTTTCTATCTTTGGCAGGGCTACCACAGCACCATCTAGTGGCGGCTGTCAAAGATATACTCAGGTTTTTTGTGATAATATATATGAACGATATTATATTCCTTATAGTTAGAGATGTTATAAAGTTAGAATGAGAAAGTTAGAATGAGCTCGGAAACAACCGTTTCCTGAAAATAATAACgatacatttcaaacatcaaactgtttttattttagtctaTGATCTCCCACAGAAAACCgcattttattttggaaataaCCGGAAATGAGTTTCTCTGCCGGGTCAGAGTCGTGTCTGGGCTCAAGATGGCGGCGCCGGACGAGTTGTTTTGTTGGGAAGGAGACTGGGGGTTACCGTCCGTCAGCAGCGACTGTCTGGTGGTTCTGGTGAGTGTGTCACCGAACTGAACCGAACTGAGCCGAACGGAACCGAACTGAGCCGAACTGAACCGAACTGAAGTAGATACACACTGAGACACGCAAACTgtgacagacactgacacacacatacacacactgatccacgcacacacacacactctgacaaaCGCAGAATGACActgataaatattgatattgataaaataaaaacggGCTGAGAGGTCATGATTTACAGCtgctgactcatgattggtcgaagGGTATATAGGGCGGGATcttgataccacggctccaccccacaatcactgctgcacagaccgTAAAttaccacaagatggcagcgttggtatcTGAGATATATTAGCGTCATTGTGTTCTTCGTTATTTTCAGTAACAGAACAGTAGATCAGtaatttgattattgatcagttcGGCTGTGAAGCCTTGTGCTGCCTGCAGGTGAAATAATGTTATTGAGTTAGCGCCTCCTTGTGGCGGTGGCCTGGTTCTGGCCTCAGTGCTCATACTGTTAAACTGTGGAGGACAGAGCGGACATGTTTGtctcttcagtttgtttttcctctccaaGCTTTAGCTTGTGACCTGAGCTAACATGTCTTCTGTGTGGCTGCAGTTCTTCATACGACCACCAGATAGCACCTCGTTAAACTGATACTGAATGATGtggactgtatatatagatgatcagtgactgtgtataaagaccattagtgattgtgtataaagaccatcagcgactgtataaagaccaccagtgactgtataaagaccatcagtgactgtatataaagaccatcagtgactgtatataaataccatcagtgactgtatataaagatgatcagtgactgtatatgaagaccatcagtgattgtatataaagaccatcagttactgtgtataaagaccattagtgactgtgtataaagaccatcagtgactgtgtataaagaccatcagtgactgtataaagaccatcagtggctgtatatgaagaccatcagtgactgtatataaagaccatcagtgactgtgtataaagaccatgagtgactgtgtataaagaccatcagtgactatataaataccatcagtgactgtataaagaccatcagtgactgtatataaataccatcagtgactgtatgaagaccatcagtggctgtatatgaagaccatcagtgactgtatataaagaccattagtgactgtgtataaagaccatcagtgactgtatataaagaccatcagtgactgtatataaagaccatcagtgactgtataaagaccatcagtggctgtatataaagaccattagtgactgtgtataaagaccatcagtgactgtatataaagaccatcagtgactgtataaagaccatcagtggctgtatataaagaccattagtgactgtgtataaagaccatcagtgactgtatataaagaccatcagtgactgtatataaagaccatcagtgactgtatataaagaccatcagtgactgtataaagaccatcagtgagtgtatataaagatgatcagtgactgtatatagaccatcagtgactgtatatatagatgatcagtcactgtatataaagaccatcagtgactgtatataaataccattagtgactgtgtataaagaccatcagtgactgtatataaagaccatcagtgactgtatataaagatgatcagtgactgcatataaaga encodes the following:
- the LOC117776965 gene encoding methyltransferase-like protein 27 is translated as FDCSLSVLLCFSCVSLESHINSTCLLRCDVALIMSDSRTTEEARAAFQTCKSPHARDRAQFYDMWAKNYETDCSLMSYRAPHLAVNFLSENFTGSPGDVLVLDVACGTGWVAKLMFELGFRHFVGVDGSKGMLDRAAETGLYQDLKLALLGTDPLPAQTGVFDVVIIVGALCFGFIPVIVVRELCHAAKPGALVCIARGNHTGTESKEYKKDLERELQLMEDEGLWSGVGLKQADEYMQNSNLSPDRDEDEQLYISGTIYLYKKSSC